One Mycolicibacterium fortuitum subsp. fortuitum genomic window carries:
- a CDS encoding acetyl-CoA acetyltransferase has translation MVDPRTPVIVGVGQFTERIDLDGYRGMSSVELATEAARAALRDTGADIAAVAHAIDTVAGTRQFEISGPQSATLGVSNNYPRSVARNVGAEPARAILEVIGGQSPQHLVTEFSAAIAAGETDVVLLFGSENTSTLRYFSKRDDKPDHSETIEGQLEDRGYGYDGIFDEYTVKHGLIGAPVQYGLLENARRARLGLSVSDYRQAMAELFAPFSKVAAKNPYSSSPVERSAQELATVTESNRMICDPYPRLMVARDQVNQGAAVLLMSVESARKLGVPEEKWVYLRGHADMKEIKLLERAELGYSEAAVIAVNEALRVAGITLDDIAAFDLYSCFPFPVFNICDGTGLAPDDERGLTLTGGLPFFGGPGNNYSMHGIAEAVNEMRDKPGQFALVGGNGGIASKYSVGIYSTGPADWVADGSAALQDEFNAQQRVAITEKADGPATIETYTVRYDWTPRTGIIIGRLDSDGGRFLATTTDEALLGLLTDGEPLGASIVVTSGEKRNTATLA, from the coding sequence ATGGTCGATCCGCGCACCCCTGTCATCGTCGGCGTCGGGCAGTTCACCGAACGCATCGACCTCGACGGCTACCGCGGGATGTCCTCGGTCGAGCTGGCCACCGAGGCTGCCAGGGCAGCCTTGCGCGATACCGGCGCTGATATCGCCGCCGTGGCGCACGCCATCGACACTGTGGCGGGCACGCGGCAGTTCGAGATCTCGGGCCCGCAGTCCGCGACGCTGGGCGTATCCAACAACTACCCGCGTTCAGTCGCGCGCAATGTCGGCGCCGAGCCGGCCCGCGCCATCCTCGAGGTGATCGGCGGCCAGAGCCCTCAGCACCTCGTCACCGAATTCTCGGCCGCCATCGCAGCCGGCGAGACTGATGTGGTGCTGCTGTTCGGCTCGGAGAACACCTCGACGCTGCGGTATTTCTCCAAGCGCGACGACAAGCCGGACCATTCCGAGACCATCGAGGGACAGCTGGAGGACCGTGGCTACGGGTACGACGGCATCTTCGACGAGTACACGGTCAAGCACGGGCTGATCGGCGCTCCGGTGCAATACGGCCTGCTGGAGAACGCACGCCGGGCGAGGCTCGGGCTGTCGGTGAGTGATTACCGGCAGGCGATGGCCGAGTTGTTCGCGCCGTTCTCCAAAGTGGCCGCCAAGAACCCGTATTCGTCGTCCCCGGTGGAGCGTTCGGCGCAGGAGCTGGCCACCGTCACCGAGAGCAACCGGATGATCTGCGACCCGTACCCGCGGTTGATGGTGGCGCGCGATCAGGTCAATCAGGGTGCCGCGGTATTGCTGATGTCGGTCGAATCCGCCCGCAAACTCGGTGTGCCCGAGGAGAAGTGGGTTTACCTGCGCGGGCATGCCGACATGAAGGAGATCAAGCTGCTGGAGCGCGCTGAGCTGGGCTACAGCGAAGCCGCGGTGATCGCGGTGAACGAAGCCCTGCGCGTCGCGGGTATCACCCTCGACGACATCGCGGCGTTCGACCTGTACAGCTGCTTCCCGTTCCCGGTGTTCAACATCTGTGACGGCACCGGACTGGCGCCCGACGACGAGCGTGGTCTCACGCTGACCGGTGGTCTGCCCTTCTTCGGCGGCCCGGGCAACAACTACTCGATGCACGGCATCGCCGAGGCTGTCAATGAAATGCGGGACAAGCCAGGTCAATTCGCACTGGTCGGCGGCAACGGTGGTATCGCGAGCAAGTATTCGGTCGGCATCTACTCGACCGGGCCCGCCGACTGGGTGGCCGACGGCAGCGCGGCACTGCAGGACGAGTTCAATGCGCAACAGCGGGTCGCCATCACGGAAAAGGCCGACGGTCCGGCCACCATCGAGACCTACACCGTCCGCTACGACTGGACGCCGCGCACCGGCATCATCATCGGCCGGCTGGATTCCGACGGCGGCCGCTTCCTGGCCACGACCACGGACGAGGCGCTGCTGGGGTTGCTCACCGATGGGGAGCCGCTGGGCGCATCGATCGTCGTGACTTCCGGCGAGAAGCGAAACACCGCGACGCTGGCATAG
- a CDS encoding oxygenase MpaB family protein, with product MTATSDVSMPAIEESDDIELVPLDSLTGEHTGRWTFLIVDGAAFMMQAMHPVIAEITGRYSAAFHGDPGGRAIRSVDSVLRWTYGGTEAVAEGNRVRALHQPITMKSAETGKQISALNPEAYQWVIATGYIVNAEGGGKLLIGRDFTDAEKDELLRDNRRLARLLHVPMNGYPSTRAEMTEYYEAMIDKVEGTPQALQLIDEMQTGNVALPPSVPKLLHPLVRRVLRPALRFNYLSVVGLLDPRLRAKLGVTWSEAEERQLQRIYAVIRAAYRILPDRLTYFPLAYHARKHHECLEKMKLRQQSSFAYNLSERPAARGL from the coding sequence ATGACCGCTACATCGGACGTCTCAATGCCGGCCATCGAAGAATCGGACGACATCGAACTGGTTCCGCTCGACTCCCTGACCGGTGAGCACACCGGCAGGTGGACCTTCCTGATCGTCGACGGGGCGGCGTTCATGATGCAGGCGATGCACCCCGTCATCGCCGAGATCACCGGCCGCTATTCGGCTGCGTTCCACGGGGATCCGGGCGGACGAGCAATTCGCAGCGTCGACTCGGTGCTGCGCTGGACCTACGGCGGCACCGAGGCTGTCGCCGAGGGAAACCGGGTGCGCGCACTGCACCAGCCGATCACGATGAAGAGCGCCGAGACCGGAAAGCAGATCAGTGCGCTCAATCCCGAGGCATATCAATGGGTGATCGCCACCGGCTACATCGTCAACGCCGAAGGCGGCGGCAAGCTGCTGATCGGACGCGACTTCACCGACGCTGAGAAGGACGAGCTACTGCGGGACAACCGCCGGCTCGCGCGCCTGCTGCACGTGCCGATGAACGGCTATCCGTCGACGCGCGCCGAGATGACCGAGTACTACGAGGCCATGATCGACAAGGTGGAAGGTACGCCCCAGGCCTTACAGCTGATCGATGAGATGCAGACCGGTAATGTCGCGCTCCCGCCGTCAGTGCCGAAGCTGTTGCATCCCTTGGTTCGTCGGGTCCTACGACCCGCACTGCGGTTCAACTATCTGTCGGTGGTCGGGCTGCTCGATCCCCGGTTGCGGGCCAAGCTGGGTGTCACGTGGAGCGAGGCCGAGGAGCGTCAACTTCAGCGCATCTATGCCGTGATCCGCGCCGCCTACCGGATCCTGCCCGACCGGCTCACCTACTTCCCGCTGGCTTATCACGCGCGCAAACACCATGAGTGCCTTGAGAAGATGAAGCTGCGTCAGCAGAGTTCGTTCGCCTACAACCTGTCAGAACGTCCAGCTGCCAGAGGGTTGTAA
- a CDS encoding TetR/AcrR family transcriptional regulator codes for MVAKIIATAVKMLKKTDPEQITTNAIAARAGVSKGSVYQYFANKEELIHAAIEQLAAEQAPLIEDMLRSVTMEQPQEAMQASIDILIDFTIANRKLIRYVADRPDYARTLENASGLNATLLALTTLHMAHYRDQYRHELSPRALAWLFFNMAVATTTRYIESDDPIQLDELRSGLKFASAGLLAAGRQ; via the coding sequence ATGGTCGCAAAAATCATTGCGACTGCGGTGAAGATGCTGAAGAAGACCGATCCCGAGCAGATCACCACCAACGCCATTGCCGCCCGGGCCGGGGTCAGCAAGGGATCGGTCTACCAGTACTTCGCCAACAAGGAGGAGCTGATCCATGCCGCGATCGAGCAGCTGGCCGCCGAGCAGGCACCGTTGATCGAGGACATGCTTCGCTCCGTCACCATGGAACAGCCGCAGGAGGCCATGCAGGCGTCGATCGACATCCTGATCGATTTCACGATCGCCAACCGGAAGTTGATCCGCTATGTCGCAGACCGGCCCGACTATGCCCGCACGCTGGAAAACGCCTCTGGCCTGAACGCGACGCTGCTGGCGTTGACCACGCTGCACATGGCGCACTACCGGGACCAGTACCGCCACGAGCTGAGCCCGCGGGCGTTGGCGTGGTTGTTCTTCAACATGGCCGTGGCCACCACCACCCGCTATATCGAAAGCGACGACCCGATCCAGCTCGACGAGCTGCGCAGCGGATTGAAGTTCGCCTCGGCCGGACTGCTGGCGGCCGGGCGACAGTAG
- a CDS encoding IS30 family transposase yields MRRVLFDLVCDGVAMRDAERRVGVSNGAGRYWWYQAGGMTLLKGSKGTRGIACPGERTREGGPGHRISYDERVTIMRGLDRGLSHAQIGQQLGRDRTVIWREVQRNRNADGDYHAGMAHARACQKAKRPKAFKLNNTGLCAAIEGWMDDGWSPKLIADMLARAHPDDRLGRVSHETIYKCLYVQGRGQLRADLNKCLSTKRTARKPRGSERRGRFSDVITISQRPATVEDRAVPGHWEGDLIVGTASGSAIGTLVERSTRFTILLHLPNDHTADSVAKAMIAAMNELPAHLRRSLTWDRGSEMAGWCDISMALQAPVYFCDPHSPWQRGSNENTNRLLRFWFEKGTDLSRYTKADLKSVQDKLNTRPRPTLDYDTPAQRLAALINQAA; encoded by the coding sequence ATGCGTCGGGTGTTGTTTGACCTGGTGTGTGACGGTGTCGCGATGCGTGATGCCGAGCGTCGGGTCGGTGTGTCCAACGGTGCTGGACGGTACTGGTGGTATCAGGCTGGCGGCATGACTCTGCTCAAAGGAAGCAAGGGCACTCGCGGTATCGCCTGCCCGGGAGAGCGGACCCGCGAGGGCGGCCCGGGCCACCGGATCAGCTACGACGAACGCGTGACGATTATGCGGGGCCTGGATCGTGGCCTCAGCCACGCCCAGATCGGGCAGCAATTGGGCCGCGACCGCACCGTCATCTGGCGCGAAGTGCAACGTAACCGCAACGCCGACGGGGACTACCACGCCGGGATGGCCCATGCCCGAGCCTGTCAGAAAGCCAAGCGGCCCAAAGCGTTCAAGCTCAACAACACCGGATTGTGCGCGGCCATCGAAGGGTGGATGGACGATGGGTGGAGCCCGAAGCTGATCGCTGACATGTTGGCCCGCGCTCACCCTGATGACAGGCTGGGCAGGGTGAGCCACGAAACCATCTACAAGTGCCTCTACGTGCAAGGCCGTGGCCAGCTGCGCGCCGATCTGAACAAGTGCCTGTCGACCAAACGCACCGCCCGTAAACCCCGTGGCAGCGAGCGCCGCGGCAGATTCAGCGACGTGATCACCATCAGCCAGCGCCCCGCCACGGTTGAGGACCGTGCCGTGCCCGGGCACTGGGAGGGAGATCTGATCGTGGGCACCGCCTCTGGTAGCGCGATCGGGACCCTGGTCGAGCGCAGCACCCGATTCACCATCTTGTTGCACCTGCCCAACGATCACACCGCGGATTCGGTGGCCAAGGCGATGATCGCGGCGATGAATGAGTTACCAGCGCATCTGCGGCGCAGCCTCACCTGGGATCGCGGCTCGGAGATGGCCGGCTGGTGTGACATCAGCATGGCCCTGCAGGCTCCGGTCTACTTCTGCGATCCGCATTCACCCTGGCAGCGGGGCAGCAACGAGAACACCAACAGGCTGCTGCGGTTCTGGTTCGAAAAAGGCACCGACCTCAGCCGCTACACCAAGGCCGACCTCAAATCCGTCCAGGACAAGCTCAACACCCGACCCCGGCCCACCCTGGACTACGACACCCCCGCCCAACGCCTCGCCGCCCTCATCAACCAAGCCGCATAG
- the arcA gene encoding arginine deiminase, which translates to METAVFGSNSEVGTLRAVILHRPGPELQRLTPRNNDALLFDGLPWVAKAQREHDAFAGVLRSRGVEVLLLADLLTEALAHSGAARMHGISAAVDARRLGVPLAQELSAYLRGLAPADLAHILMAGMTFNEVPFHGAELSLVRLMHHGGDFVIEPLPNLLFTRDSSFWIGPRVAITSLALPARVRETSLTDLIYAHHPRFLGVRRAYESRSAPVEGGDVLLLGPGVVAVGVGERTTPAGAEALARSLFDDDLAHTVLAVPIRQERAQMHLDTVCTMVDVDAVVMYPNIVDSLSAFTIHRVETGIRIDDEAPFVQAAAAAMGIEQLRVIDTGLDPVTAEREQWDDGNNTLALAPGVVVAYERNSETNARLADSGIEVLPIEASELGTGRGGPRCMSCPAARELL; encoded by the coding sequence GTGGAAACTGCGGTGTTCGGTTCCAATTCTGAGGTCGGCACCCTGCGTGCCGTGATCCTGCACCGGCCCGGCCCGGAGCTACAGCGGCTGACACCGCGCAACAACGACGCCCTGCTGTTCGACGGACTGCCGTGGGTGGCCAAAGCGCAACGGGAGCACGACGCCTTTGCCGGTGTATTGCGCTCCCGCGGCGTCGAGGTGCTGCTGCTGGCCGACCTGCTGACCGAGGCGCTGGCGCACAGCGGGGCGGCCCGGATGCACGGCATCTCGGCCGCCGTCGATGCGCGACGGCTGGGAGTCCCGCTGGCTCAGGAACTTTCGGCCTACCTTCGTGGCCTGGCGCCGGCCGACCTGGCGCACATCCTGATGGCAGGCATGACCTTCAACGAGGTGCCGTTCCACGGTGCCGAACTGTCACTGGTGCGGCTCATGCACCACGGTGGTGACTTCGTCATCGAGCCGCTGCCCAATCTGCTGTTCACCCGGGATTCGTCGTTCTGGATCGGCCCACGGGTCGCCATCACCTCGCTGGCCCTGCCTGCCCGGGTGCGCGAAACGTCGCTGACCGATCTGATCTACGCTCACCATCCTCGATTCCTCGGCGTCCGGCGGGCCTACGAGTCGCGTTCGGCACCCGTCGAGGGCGGTGACGTACTACTGCTGGGGCCCGGCGTGGTGGCGGTCGGTGTGGGGGAGCGGACCACCCCGGCGGGTGCCGAAGCGTTGGCGCGCAGCCTGTTCGATGACGACCTGGCGCATACCGTGCTCGCGGTGCCGATCCGGCAGGAACGCGCCCAGATGCACCTGGACACCGTGTGCACCATGGTCGACGTCGACGCGGTGGTGATGTACCCGAACATCGTGGACTCGTTGTCGGCGTTCACCATTCACCGCGTCGAGACCGGAATCCGGATTGACGACGAGGCTCCGTTCGTGCAGGCGGCCGCGGCGGCGATGGGCATCGAACAGTTGCGCGTGATCGATACCGGGCTCGATCCCGTCACCGCCGAACGCGAGCAGTGGGACGACGGCAACAACACGCTGGCGCTGGCGCCCGGCGTGGTGGTGGCCTACGAGCGAAACTCCGAAACCAATGCCCGGCTGGCCGATTCGGGTATCGAAGTGCTGCCCATCGAGGCTTCGGAGCTCGGCACGGGCCGAGGTGGGCCACGCTGTATGTCCTGCCCGGCGGCGCGGGAGCTGCTCTAG
- the soxR gene encoding redox-sensitive transcriptional activator SoxR — METHELTPGEMSQRSGVAVSALHFYEREGLITSRRTSGNQRRYARETLRRVAFIRMSQRLGIPLARIREALAALPADRVPTSKDWAKLSAGWRQDLDDRILHLQRLRDNLTGCIGCGCLSLKTCMLTNPGDVLAERGPGASRL; from the coding sequence ATGGAGACGCACGAGTTAACTCCTGGCGAGATGTCGCAGCGCAGCGGCGTGGCGGTGTCCGCGCTCCACTTCTATGAGCGCGAGGGCTTGATCACCAGCCGCCGCACCTCTGGCAACCAGCGGCGCTACGCACGCGAGACGTTACGCCGCGTGGCCTTCATCCGGATGTCGCAGCGCCTCGGGATTCCCCTGGCCCGCATTCGCGAGGCGCTGGCCGCGCTGCCCGCCGACCGGGTTCCGACCAGCAAGGACTGGGCCAAGCTCTCGGCCGGCTGGCGCCAGGACCTCGATGACCGCATCCTGCATCTACAACGGTTGCGCGACAATCTGACCGGCTGCATCGGCTGCGGCTGCCTGAGCCTCAAGACCTGCATGCTGACCAACCCCGGCGACGTCCTCGCCGAACGCGGTCCCGGAGCCTCCCGCCTCTAA
- a CDS encoding alpha-ketoglutarate-dependent dioxygenase AlkB — MELALQGSLFEHAERRRLGNGAWVELRSGWLPDADSLFEELMDGIPWRSEEREIYDRVVAVPRLVSFHHLLDEPVPHPRLKQIRRRLNDTFGGELGEPFTTAGLCLYRDGNDSVAWHGDTIGRSRTQDTMVAIVGLGATRVFALRPRGGGHALRLQHRHGDLLVMGGSCQRTWEHSIPKTTSLVGPRISIQFRPQDVR, encoded by the coding sequence ATGGAGCTGGCGCTGCAAGGCTCACTGTTCGAGCACGCTGAACGTCGTCGACTCGGCAACGGCGCCTGGGTCGAGCTGCGCTCGGGCTGGTTGCCCGATGCCGACTCACTGTTCGAGGAGTTGATGGACGGGATTCCTTGGCGATCCGAGGAACGCGAGATATACGACCGGGTGGTCGCGGTACCGCGGCTGGTGAGCTTCCACCATCTACTCGACGAACCGGTGCCGCATCCCCGGCTCAAGCAGATCCGGCGCAGGCTCAACGACACCTTCGGCGGTGAGCTCGGTGAACCGTTCACCACCGCCGGCCTGTGCCTGTACCGCGACGGCAATGACAGCGTCGCCTGGCACGGCGACACCATCGGCCGCAGCCGCACCCAGGACACCATGGTGGCCATCGTGGGGCTAGGCGCAACAAGGGTTTTCGCGCTACGGCCGCGCGGCGGCGGTCATGCCCTCCGCCTGCAGCACCGCCACGGCGACCTGCTGGTGATGGGCGGCTCCTGCCAGCGCACCTGGGAGCATTCGATCCCGAAGACCACCAGCCTGGTCGGGCCGCGCATCAGCATCCAATTCCGCCCGCAGGACGTGCGCTGA
- a CDS encoding DUF5642 family protein, giving the protein MSNRNVLLAAAGVLACATGLVACGQSDQPTSANANIANVAQVRSSFGPEFKVTDVAPAGIDPKMLAPQKMPPGVKVEPADCAKFAEGQSLPEGLKGNMAATTAEGAGNRFIVMALETSEMIPLNEPGDACKQVKFLGPAMRGQVDVVESPQIDGARTTGTHRIVQTVVGGQPRTGELYNYVASFDTFMVIVTANPLVVPGKPVAKVDDKRARDLLTAAVAAVRG; this is encoded by the coding sequence ATGTCGAACCGCAACGTCTTACTCGCCGCCGCGGGCGTACTTGCCTGCGCCACCGGATTGGTCGCCTGCGGTCAATCGGATCAGCCGACCTCCGCCAACGCGAACATCGCCAATGTCGCCCAGGTGCGCTCCAGCTTCGGCCCGGAGTTCAAGGTCACCGATGTCGCCCCGGCCGGCATCGACCCGAAAATGCTGGCGCCGCAGAAAATGCCGCCCGGAGTCAAGGTGGAGCCCGCCGACTGTGCGAAGTTCGCCGAGGGACAGTCACTGCCGGAGGGGCTGAAAGGCAACATGGCCGCCACCACAGCCGAAGGCGCGGGCAACCGGTTCATCGTGATGGCCTTGGAGACCTCCGAGATGATCCCGCTCAATGAGCCGGGTGACGCCTGCAAACAGGTGAAGTTCCTTGGCCCGGCCATGCGTGGGCAGGTGGACGTGGTCGAGTCCCCGCAGATCGACGGCGCGCGTACCACCGGGACACATCGAATCGTCCAGACCGTCGTGGGCGGGCAGCCGCGCACCGGAGAGTTGTACAACTACGTCGCCAGTTTCGACACCTTCATGGTGATCGTCACTGCCAACCCGCTGGTCGTGCCCGGCAAGCCGGTGGCGAAGGTGGATGACAAGCGGGCCCGCGACCTGCTCACCGCCGCGGTCGCCGCCGTCCGCGGTTAG
- a CDS encoding DUF5642 family protein, translated as MRLFAAATALLVCTLAGVACGPRPAPQPAPTSSGPQPAADSATVNPVRIYRVRRDLPAGYEVVALDPLATPVSLWGFGPDWTADPAHCAAPAAPDTEPGRGWSASGPGGIVYAAVAKVKGMDQSEPDAPCGEWTVSGGHSTGTVAAVPAPAIEGAVTVGMSTAVTTVVEGGTETRSHADTFTADLDSEGTGYHLFITVVTDPGSPEPALDAAFASDLLVKTVSALRG; from the coding sequence GTGCGCCTTTTCGCCGCCGCGACGGCTCTCCTGGTGTGCACCCTGGCCGGGGTGGCGTGCGGACCGCGGCCCGCACCGCAACCGGCGCCGACATCGTCAGGGCCGCAGCCCGCAGCAGACTCGGCGACCGTGAATCCGGTTCGCATCTACCGGGTACGCCGGGACCTGCCCGCCGGCTACGAGGTGGTGGCCTTGGACCCCCTGGCGACTCCGGTGTCGCTGTGGGGTTTCGGACCGGATTGGACGGCCGACCCGGCGCACTGCGCTGCCCCGGCCGCGCCCGACACGGAGCCAGGCAGAGGTTGGTCGGCGTCGGGGCCCGGCGGCATCGTCTATGCCGCCGTGGCGAAGGTGAAGGGGATGGACCAATCTGAGCCCGACGCGCCGTGCGGAGAGTGGACGGTGTCGGGCGGGCATTCCACCGGGACCGTCGCTGCGGTCCCCGCTCCGGCGATCGAGGGTGCGGTGACCGTTGGCATGTCCACCGCCGTCACCACCGTCGTCGAAGGCGGCACCGAAACCAGATCTCACGCCGACACATTCACTGCCGATCTGGATTCGGAGGGCACCGGCTACCACCTGTTCATCACGGTCGTCACCGATCCCGGATCTCCCGAACCCGCTCTCGACGCCGCGTTCGCCTCCGACCTGCTGGTGAAAACGGTTTCGGCGTTGCGCGGCTGA
- a CDS encoding LpqN/LpqT family lipoprotein, with the protein MTTATRAGGIAVTVVVLGVALAGCGSKTVSGTATEATGTDGTSETSSAPTKTKAEGTGTPTAGHQYTIVDYIRDNNITETPVHRGDPGTPTLDLPIPEGWTDATSSAPEWAWGAIVSTDPAFEADPPSIIALMSKLTGDVDPAKILEYAPNEIRNLPGYENQGDGSAGQLSGFDAYQIGGTYVKDGATRLIAQKTVVIPGSDGLFVLQFNADGTEDQMGPLMDATSAIDDQTVITP; encoded by the coding sequence ATGACCACCGCAACGAGGGCCGGCGGAATCGCCGTCACTGTCGTCGTGCTCGGGGTCGCACTCGCCGGCTGCGGCAGCAAGACGGTGTCCGGCACCGCAACCGAAGCGACCGGGACCGACGGCACCAGCGAGACCAGCAGCGCACCGACCAAGACCAAGGCCGAGGGCACGGGCACTCCCACAGCCGGGCACCAGTACACCATCGTCGACTACATCCGCGACAACAACATCACCGAGACTCCGGTGCACCGGGGCGATCCGGGCACACCCACACTGGATCTCCCGATCCCGGAAGGATGGACGGACGCGACCTCGTCGGCTCCCGAATGGGCCTGGGGCGCAATCGTATCCACCGATCCGGCATTCGAGGCCGATCCGCCTTCGATCATCGCGCTGATGTCCAAGCTGACCGGTGATGTCGACCCGGCCAAGATCTTGGAGTACGCGCCGAACGAGATCAGGAACCTGCCGGGCTATGAGAACCAGGGTGACGGCTCGGCGGGACAGCTGAGCGGATTCGACGCGTACCAGATCGGCGGCACCTACGTGAAGGACGGCGCCACCCGACTCATCGCCCAGAAGACCGTCGTGATTCCAGGCTCCGACGGCCTGTTTGTGTTGCAGTTCAACGCCGACGGCACCGAGGACCAGATGGGCCCGTTGATGGATGCCACCTCGGCCATAGACGATCAGACGGTCATCACGCCGTAG
- a CDS encoding shikimate 5-dehydrogenase, which yields MCISLAARPSNIGTRFHNYLYDELGLDYLYKAFTATDIAAAIGGVRALGIRGCSVSMPFKKDVMALVDEIEPSALAIGAVNTIVNDVSVPGGRLVASNTDYLAVQQLVERLDPDDAVLLQGSGGMAKAVGAALRDKGFRKGTVVSRNTETGPALADALGYGYAPEVGSLTAPILVNVTPIGMAGGPDEHRSPFEPATVAAARAVVDVVAMPSETPLITSARSAGMQVITGAEVIALQAAEQFERYTGVRPTPEQVAAASAFSRQSPTA from the coding sequence GTGTGCATCTCGCTGGCGGCCCGGCCGAGCAACATCGGTACGCGGTTCCACAACTACCTTTACGACGAACTCGGCCTCGACTACCTGTACAAGGCTTTCACCGCAACCGATATCGCGGCGGCCATCGGCGGTGTGCGGGCGTTGGGCATCCGGGGCTGTTCAGTCTCGATGCCGTTCAAGAAGGATGTCATGGCCCTCGTCGACGAGATCGAGCCTTCGGCCCTGGCCATCGGCGCGGTCAACACGATCGTAAACGACGTGTCGGTGCCCGGCGGCCGTCTGGTGGCCTCCAACACCGACTACCTGGCGGTGCAACAGCTCGTCGAGCGGTTGGACCCGGACGACGCGGTGCTGCTCCAGGGCAGTGGTGGCATGGCCAAGGCTGTGGGGGCAGCATTGCGGGACAAAGGCTTTCGCAAAGGCACAGTGGTGTCGCGCAATACCGAAACCGGGCCTGCGCTGGCCGATGCGCTGGGCTACGGCTATGCGCCCGAGGTCGGCAGCCTCACCGCACCCATCCTGGTCAACGTCACCCCGATCGGGATGGCCGGCGGACCCGACGAACACCGCAGCCCATTCGAGCCGGCCACCGTCGCAGCGGCCCGCGCCGTCGTCGACGTGGTGGCCATGCCTTCCGAAACCCCGCTGATCACCTCAGCCCGATCGGCAGGCATGCAAGTCATCACCGGCGCTGAGGTGATCGCCCTGCAGGCCGCCGAGCAATTCGAGCGCTACACCGGGGTACGGCCAACGCCCGAGCAGGTCGCTGCGGCGTCGGCCTTCTCTCGACAGTCGCCTACGGCGTGA
- a CDS encoding GNAT family N-acetyltransferase, producing MADLTEISADDLAALEFFAGCRPSVLVPLTALLRPLSAVPGQVLIRQGDPALTFMLIASGRTQVVHDGPDGQAVVADLDPGLIIGEIALLRDASRTATVTALEPVTGWVGDRDAFEVILHLPGMFDRMVRIARQRLAAFITPIPVQMRNGDWFYLRPVLPGDVERTMNGPVEFSSETLYRRFQSVRKPTKALLEYLFEVDYADHFVWVMTEGALGPVVADARVVREGHDAATAEVAFTVGDDYQGRGIGTFLMDALVVSADYLGIQRFTARVLSDNYAMRRILDRLGAVWEREDLGVVLTDVAVPAVDTLNLDPELAAKIRDVTRQVIRAVSQ from the coding sequence GTGGCCGATCTGACCGAGATCAGTGCCGACGATCTGGCGGCGCTGGAATTCTTCGCCGGATGCCGGCCGTCCGTACTGGTGCCGTTGACCGCCCTGCTGCGGCCGCTGTCGGCAGTGCCGGGCCAGGTGCTGATCCGGCAGGGGGATCCGGCCCTGACATTCATGCTGATCGCCTCAGGGCGGACACAGGTGGTCCACGACGGCCCCGACGGTCAGGCCGTCGTCGCCGATCTGGACCCAGGTCTGATCATCGGGGAGATCGCGCTGCTGCGCGACGCGTCGCGCACCGCCACGGTGACCGCTCTGGAACCGGTCACCGGCTGGGTGGGCGACCGCGACGCGTTCGAAGTGATCCTGCACCTGCCCGGGATGTTCGACCGCATGGTGCGCATCGCGCGCCAGCGGCTGGCTGCATTCATCACGCCGATCCCGGTGCAGATGCGCAACGGCGACTGGTTCTACCTACGTCCGGTGCTGCCCGGCGACGTCGAGCGCACCATGAACGGGCCCGTCGAGTTCTCCAGCGAAACGCTGTACCGGCGTTTTCAATCGGTGCGTAAACCCACCAAAGCGCTGTTGGAGTATCTGTTCGAGGTCGACTACGCCGATCATTTCGTCTGGGTGATGACCGAGGGGGCGTTGGGGCCTGTCGTCGCCGACGCCCGCGTGGTCCGCGAAGGGCACGATGCCGCGACGGCCGAGGTGGCATTCACCGTCGGCGACGACTATCAGGGCCGCGGCATCGGCACCTTTCTGATGGATGCTCTCGTGGTGTCCGCGGATTACCTTGGAATTCAACGGTTTACCGCACGCGTGTTGAGTGACAATTACGCGATGCGGCGCATCTTGGACCGGCTCGGCGCGGTATGGGAACGTGAGGACCTCGGCGTGGTGCTCACCGACGTGGCCGTGCCCGCCGTCGACACCCTGAACCTGGACCCCGAGCTGGCGGCGAAGATCAGGGATGTGACGCGGCAGGTGATCCGGGCGGTGAGCCAGTGA